Proteins encoded together in one Branchiostoma floridae strain S238N-H82 chromosome 18, Bfl_VNyyK, whole genome shotgun sequence window:
- the LOC118406002 gene encoding uncharacterized protein LOC118406002, translating to MAVRDSTYSLALLIEYTRIVVEGIVNGDNVLEIEAIKSLGDVYLKRGTETRDTTCLTKATALYNTALSRSEGVQGRVTLIHRLLYTARIRQKKTTGKKIPKCRVQQQQQSPMRLSRDPTVTSHSSDVREVKGHQSMSYEEHLTTGDHAVTDEKLDVAEQNFASVLKLIHSPSKPDQVKEAECLCRLGDVYVQRGQRTKEGRKFTQAAALYNAAIARTDGERHSLTKRLQQVEQSFLNNTAKVEIKHVPCDTTVCHKKRLQEMRKRAKSQLQVIDQQHNPYQYDEDDPVMITVEAERAEAVKALFKNIAKDRQSFIHDLVEECIATLGPPPCKYAFIGLGSQATELVTPYSDLEFAILIEEGKDNDNTRRYFLNLTHYLNLKVINLGETILPAMAIPSLNDFLSEDQTGNWFFDSVTPRGFAFDGSMPWASKTPFGRDKTTMKESVSLIQTPVEMAKFQRLDVSLREGYHLSDILRRVVFLTGEEALVTTYMAKVNVIIRGDLRVEFQSRWSAFQIVWDNSEQFMSLESTGQLLNVKKDIYRFPGIAIEILALWGQITLASAWDIIDRLKKTEKIHEENATHLMVLTSISAELRLRTYLHNGGQQDSMSPLTQMKYHVQSQEISDVTLTSVFHIPDIQVLFRYYCRAIPLKKSIPFGLQVQTKQRVLNTTIFDISHECRGRIPTNLLLYSKAKHHWEAALIEAGNDKIKRAEIQKELGRLSFLHGADITAGISHNEETLRLNRSIYGDHAVHPDIAASLNNVGLSWSELGDHKKAISYLEQSLTMKKTMYGENTAHPDIAASLNNLGNYWGALGDHKKAIIYYEQALSMSKTVYGENTAHPEIAKLLNNLGTFTSDHKKAISYHEQALSMRKTLYGENTAHPDIALYVKPPRTVME from the exons ATGGCTGTTAGGGACAGCACATACTCTTTAGCTCTGCTGATTGAATATACCAGGATAGTGGTAGAAGGGATCGTAAACGGTGACAATGTGTTAGAGATAGAGGCGATCAAGAGTCTCGgcgacgtgtacctgaaaagaggaacagaaactagagacACGACATGTTTGACCAAGGCCACGGCTCTGTACAACACTGCACTGTCGCGGAGTGAGGGAGTACAGGGCAGAGTGACTCTCATTCACCGCCTACTGTACACGGCAAGAATCAGACAGAAGAAAACGACAGGAAAGAAA ATTCCAAAGTGCagagtacaacaacaacaacaaagtcccATGCGCCTGTCACGGGACCCTACGGTGACGTCACACTCCTCTGACGTCAGAGAGGTCAAGGGTCATCAGTCTAT GTCTTACGAGGAGCACCTCACTACAGGAGACCACGCAGTGACTGATGAGAAGCTAGACGTGGCAGAACAGAACTTTGCATCTGTCCTGAAACTGATTCATA GTCCGAGCAAACCCGATCAAGTTAAGGAGGCTGAATGCCTTTGCAGGCTGGGTGATGTTTACGTCCAGCGAGGCCAAAGAACAAAAGAAGGTAGGAAATTCACACAGGCAGCAGCTCTGTACAACGCAGCCATAGCAAGAACAGACGGGGAAAGACACAGCCTGACCAAAAGACTTCAGCAGGTAGAGCAATCCTTTCTCAATAACACAGCAAAGGTGGAAATAAAACATGTTCCTTGTGATACGACAGTATGTCATAAGAAGCGATTACAAGAGATGCGTAAGCGCGCTAAGTCACAACTACAAGTCATTGATCAGCAACACAATCCGTACCAATACGACGAGGATGACCCGGTCATGATAACAGTCGAGGCTGAGAGAGCTGAAGCAGTCAAGGCTCTATTCAAGAACATTGCTAAAGACAGACAGAGCTTTATCCATGACCTTGTTGAAGAATGTATTGCCACTCTTGGCCCTCCTCCATGTAAGTACGCTTTTATAGGGTTAGGCTCACAGGCAACAGAACTGGTCACACCCTACTctgacctggagttcgccattctgattgaggaAGGAAAGGACAATGACAACACACGGCGGTACTTCCTCAATCTTACACACTACCTAAACCTGAAAGTCATCAACCTCGGAGAGACGATTCTTCCAGCCATGGCCATCCCGTCACTCAACGATTTTCTATCTGAAGATCAAACTGGGAACTGGTTCTTTGACTCTGTCACGCCGCGTGGGTTTGCCTTCGACGGCTCCATGCCATGGGCTAGTAAGACCCCCTTTGGAAGAGACAAGACTACAATGAAAGAATCCGTAAGCCTTATTCAAACCCCAGTAGAAATGGCAAAGTTTCAGCGGCTAGATGTTTCCCTGAGAGAAGGTTATCACCTGTCAGACATCCTCAGGCGGGTTGTTTTCTTGACAGGAGAAGAGGCCCTCGTGACGACATACATGGCAAAAGTAAACGTCATCATCAGAGGTGATCTGCGTGTGGAATTCCAGTCCCGTTGGTCTGCTTTCCAAATCGTCTGGGATAACAGCGAGCAGTTTATGTCTCTAGAATCTACAGGGCAACTGCTAAATGTCAAGAAAGACATCTATCGTTTTCCCGGCATTGCCATCGAAATACTTGCTCTTTGGGGTCAGATCACCCTTGCCAGTGCGTGGGATATCATAGATAGGTTAAAGAAAACCGAAAAGATCCATGAAGAGAATGCAACTCACTTGATGGTTCTGACCAGTATCTCAGCTGAGCTTCGGTTGAGAACATACCTGCACAACGGAGGACAACAAGACAGTATGTCCCCTCTAACCCAGATGAAATACCATGTACAGTCACAGGAGATATCTGACGTTACCCTGACTTCAGTGTTCCACATTCCGGACATCCAAGTCCTTTTCAGATACTACTGCAGGGCTATCCCCTTGAAGAAGAGTATTCCATTCGgcttgcaggtacaaacaaaacaacgtgTATTGAACACGACAATCTTCGATATCTCCCATGAATGCAGAGGTCGAATACCAACAAACCTATTACTGTATAGTAAAGCCAAACACCATTGGGAAGCAGCACTGATAGAGGCCGGTAACGACAAGATCAAACGTGCTGAAATACAGAAGGAATTGGGACGCCTTTCGTTCCTCCATGGTGCAGATATCACCGCAGGAATTAGTCATAATGAAGAGACACTTAGGTTAAACAGAAGTATCTACGGAGACCACGCGGTACATCCAGACATTGCCGCGTCACTAAACAACGTGGGGTTATCGTGGAGTGAACTAggtgatcacaagaaagcaatcagctacctcGAACAATCACTGACGATGAAGAAAACTATGTACGGAGAGAACACAGCACATCCGGACATCGCCGCGTCACTAAACAACCTGGGTAATTATTGGGGTGCTTTAGGcgatcacaagaaagcaatcatCTACTATGAGCAGGCGCTATCGATGAGCAAAACGGTCTATGGAGAGAATACAGCACATCCGGAAATCGCAAAGTTACTTAATAACCTTGGAACATTTACGAgtgatcacaagaaagcaatcagctaccacgAGCAGGCACTTTCGATGAGGAAAACTCTCTATGGAGAAAACACAGCACATCCAGACATTGCCCTGTACGTTAAACCACCTAGGACAGTCATGGAGTGA
- the LOC118405578 gene encoding keratin, type I cytoskeletal 15-like, whose product MSYSYSYSSGSGGGAGGVGSSLKLGSVGGFQQVSSFSDGGAYRTSWSTGGGGGARAYSAGSLNASSGALVPVSRSRSYVQYGAGGGGGGSGVSFEANEKIEMQSLNNRLGSYITKVRALEEANRNLQIQINEASSVQVVSDDGIDWAAELAAAREALLAANLERARVEIERDSVLLEVNQWQDKISGVMEQRAILDDEMNMLRRESEELTMEKVDLEGQIEGAKGELEFLKQLHAQEVTDLKGRIAASGSIEIKSDFQAVDLNAALKAIREQYDEIAAKNRAEVEASFKGKVAEVKVQQEQSSEALTLVKTEITETRRTVTALTAELESLKAQSFAIQESIASAERDNASRLESKMEIINSIKMELGRLKSEMSSMLKQYEDLIKLKLALETEIAQYNTLLSGEETRLTDVGVESSSSASYSTGGGSSYTTKTVTKTTRY is encoded by the exons ATGAGCTACTCGTACAGCTACTCTAGCGGCAGCGGCGGCGGTGCAGGCGGCGTTGGTAGCAGCCTCAAGCTCGGCAGCGTTGGGGGCTTCCAGCAAGTTTCATCCTTCAGCGATGGCGGTGCGTACCGTACCTCGTGGAGCACCGGTGGCGGTGGCGGGGCCCGTGCGTACTCCGCGGGCAGCCTCAACGCATCCTCCGGCGCTCTCGTGCCGGTGAGCCGTAGCCGTTCCTACGTCCAGTACGGTGCTGGAGGCGGTGGTGGCGGTAGCGGTGTTAGTTTCGAGGCCAACGAAAAAATTGAGATGCAATCCCTCAACAATCGCCTCGGCAGCTACATCACAAAAGTCCGCGCACTAGAAGAAGCCAACCGCAACCTGCAAATCCAGATCAACGAGGCTTCGAGCGTGCAGGTGGTCTCTGATGATGGCATCGACTGGGCGGCGGAGTTGGCAGCGGCTCGTGAGGCACTCCTCGCCGCCAACTTGGAGAGGGCTCGCGTAGAGATCGAGCGAGACAGCGTCCTGTTGGAAGTCAACCAGTGGCAAGACAA GATTAGCGGTGTTATGGAGCAGCGCGCCATCTTGGACGACGAGATGAACATGCTGAGGAGG GAATCCGAGGAGCTGACCATGGAGAAGGTTGACCTCGAAGGTCAAATCGAGGGCGCGAAGGGCGAGCTGGAGTTCCTCAAGCAGCTGCACGCGCAGGAGGTCACTGACCTGAAGGGACGCATCGCCGCCTCGGGCAGCATTGAGATCAAGTCCGA TTTCCAGGCCGTTGACTTGAACGCCGCACTGAAGGCAATCCGTGAGCAGTACGATGAGATAGCGGCCAAGAACCGCGCTGAGGTGGAAGCTTCATTCAAGGGCAAG GTTGCTGAAGTGAAGGTGCAACAGGAGCAGAGTAGCGAAGCGCTGACCTTGGTGAAGACGGAGATTACCGAGACTCGCCGAACCGTCACGGCTCTCACCGCCGAGCTGGAGTCGCTCAAGGCCCAG AGCTTCGCGATCCAAGAGTCTATCGCCAGTGCCGAGCGCGACAATGCGTCCCGTCTGGAGTCCAAGATGGAGATCATCAACAGCATTAAGATGGAGCTAGGCCGTCTGAAGAGCGAGATGTCCAGTATGCTGAAACAGTATGAGGACCTCATCAAGCTGAAGCTGGCTTTGGAGACGGAGATCGCACAGTACAACACCCTACTGTCGGGCGAGGAGACCCG ACTGACTGACGTGGGTGTTGAGAGCAGCAGCAGCGCCTCCTACTCGACTGGCGGTGGCTCCTCCTACACCACCAAGACCGTCACCAAAACAACCCGTTACTAG